The genomic interval AGCTGATGCCGGGCGCATTGGCGGGCACGGCAAAGGCGCTGATGCCGCTGGCGCCAGACTGCGCATCGCCCGTGCGGGCCATGAGCACCAGCACATCGGTGCTGCCCGCGCCGCTGATGAAGGCCTTGCTGCCGTTAATGACGTATTCGTTGCCCACCAGCTCGGCCCGGGTCTTGAGCGAGGCGGCGTCGGAGCCTGCGCCGGGCTCGGTGAGGCAGTAGGACGCGAGCTTTTCGCCCGTGGTGAGCAGCGGGCCCCAGTGGTCGCGCACGGCAGGCGTGGCCCAGGTGCCCAGCATCCAGGTGGCCATGTTGTGGATGGTGATGAAGGCGGTGGTGCTGGGGTCGATGGCCGCCATCTCTTCAAACACCAGGGTGGCATCCAGCCGGGGCAGGGCGAGGCCACCGGCGGCTTCGGGCGCGTACAGGCCACAAAAGCCCAGCTCGCCCGCCTTGGCGATGGCTTCTTTCGGGAAGATGCCTTCCTCGTCCCAGTGCGCGGCGTGGGGTGCGAACTCGGCTTGTGCAAAGTCGCGGGCCGTCTGGGCAAAGGCGCGTTGTTCTTCGGTGAGTTCAAAGTCCATGGTGTTCTGTCTCTTGGCTTTGTGTTGTTCTGGGGTGGGGCGTGTTCATGGCTTGGCGGACGGGTGGTCCAGCGTCAGCCAGCGCATCAGGCCCTTGCGGCGCGCCTGGGTTTCGGCCGTCAGGCACTCGTGGTACAGGCGTGGCCACTGGGGCTGCGACTCGCTGCTGCGCGTGGCTTGTTTGCAGCGGGTGGTGCGCTCGCGTTGCCAAGCCGTGTGTTCCTGTCGTAGCTGGGGCCGTTCATGGGCCGACAGCGCGCGCATCACGTCACCGTAGAGGATGGCGATCTGCGTGTCTGCCGCCTGAAAGGCCTGCACCGCGCAGGCGTTGGTTTCTTCCACCGTGCCGCCGGGTTTGCAGGCGGCACCGGCCTGCGCGTGGGCTTGCGGCGTGGTCAACGTTCCAGCGCATGCCAGCAAAACGGCCACGGCCCAGGCGCCCACTTTCATCTTCGGTTCACTGAGTTGCATGGCCTGGTTTTAACACCGCCAACGCGCCTTGTTCGGGGCCTTCGACAAGCGCAGTCTGAACGGTAGATGCGCTGCCCCCAACCGTTCGGGCTGAGCCTGTCGAAGCCCCGCGCGGCGCTTCGACAGGCTCAGCGTGAACGGGTTTTCATTTCTTCGCGGGCAGCGCGGCACGCATCGAACCCCGGTAACAACTACTTCAAGCTAATCGTGGTGTTCACACCCTGCGACGTGGTGCTGTCATCAAACCAGCGTGCCGTTACCGTCTTGGTCTGCGTGTAGAACATGATGACCTGCTTGCCGTAAGGGCCCAGATCGCCCAGCTTGGAAGCGCGCGAGCCGGTGAACGAGAACAGGGGCACTGGCACGGGGATTGGCACGTTGATGCCGACCTGGCCCACGTCGATCTCTTCCTGGAACTTGCGCGCTGCCGCACCCGACTGGGTGAAGATGGCGGTGCCGTTGCCGTTGGGGTTGGCGTTAATGAACTCGATGGCTTCATCAATATCGGCCGCAGGCACCAGGGCCAGCACGGGGCCGAAGATTTCCTGGTCGTAAATGGCCATGCCGGGCTTCACGTTCGAGAAGATCGTCGGGCCCACGAAGTTGCCCTTTTCGTAGCCGGGCACGGTGGGCTTGCGGCCGTCGAGCTCCAGCGTGGCGCCGTCGGCAATGCCGCGCTCGATCAGGCCTTCCACACGGGCGAGGGCCGCGCAGGACACCAGCGGGCCCACATCGGTGCCCTTTTCGGTGCCGCCGTTGACCTTGAGCGTCTTGGCCTTGGCCACCAGCTCGGGGATCCACTTTTGCGCCTCGCCCACCAGCACCACCACCGGCAGGGCCATGCAGCGCTGGCCAGCGGCGCCAAACGATGCACCGGCAATCGCGTTGAGCGTTTGCTCCTTGTTCGCGTCGGGCAGGATGATGGCGTGGTTCTTGGCGCCCATCATGCATTGCGCGCGCTTGCCGGCCAGGGTGGCGCGGTTGTACACATGGGTGCCCACCTTGGTGGAGCCCACAAACGACACGGCCTTGATGTCCTTGTGGTCGCAGATCGCGTTCACGGCCATTTCGCCGCCGTGGATCACGTTGAGCACGCCGGGTGGAATGCCCGCTTCGAGCGCCAGCTCTACCAGGCGCATCGTCACCATCGGGTCTTGCTCGGACGGCTTGAGCACAAAGGTGTTGCCCGTGGCAATCGCCATGGGGAACATCCACAGCGGGATCATGGCCGGGAAGTTGAACGGCGTGATGCCTG from Acidovorax sp. FHTAMBA carries:
- a CDS encoding CoA-acylating methylmalonate-semialdehyde dehydrogenase, which translates into the protein MDASTAVKAPTVKLLIGGKFVESKTTEWRDVVNPATQEVLARVPFATAEEIDAAVASAKEAFKTWKKTPIGTRARIFLKYQQLIRENMGELAAILTAEQGKTLPDAEGDVFRGLEVVEHAASIGNLQLGELANNVAGGVDTYTLLQPLGVCAGITPFNFPAMIPLWMFPMAIATGNTFVLKPSEQDPMVTMRLVELALEAGIPPGVLNVIHGGEMAVNAICDHKDIKAVSFVGSTKVGTHVYNRATLAGKRAQCMMGAKNHAIILPDANKEQTLNAIAGASFGAAGQRCMALPVVVLVGEAQKWIPELVAKAKTLKVNGGTEKGTDVGPLVSCAALARVEGLIERGIADGATLELDGRKPTVPGYEKGNFVGPTIFSNVKPGMAIYDQEIFGPVLALVPAADIDEAIEFINANPNGNGTAIFTQSGAAARKFQEEIDVGQVGINVPIPVPVPLFSFTGSRASKLGDLGPYGKQVIMFYTQTKTVTARWFDDSTTSQGVNTTISLK
- a CDS encoding lysozyme inhibitor LprI family protein, giving the protein MQLSEPKMKVGAWAVAVLLACAGTLTTPQAHAQAGAACKPGGTVEETNACAVQAFQAADTQIAILYGDVMRALSAHERPQLRQEHTAWQRERTTRCKQATRSSESQPQWPRLYHECLTAETQARRKGLMRWLTLDHPSAKP
- a CDS encoding acyl-CoA dehydrogenase family protein — its product is MDFELTEEQRAFAQTARDFAQAEFAPHAAHWDEEGIFPKEAIAKAGELGFCGLYAPEAAGGLALPRLDATLVFEEMAAIDPSTTAFITIHNMATWMLGTWATPAVRDHWGPLLTTGEKLASYCLTEPGAGSDAASLKTRAELVGNEYVINGSKAFISGAGSTDVLVLMARTGDAQSGASGISAFAVPANAPGISYGKKEQKMGWNSQPTRTISFDNVRIPADHLLGREGEGFKIAMKGLDGGRINIATCSVGAAQGALNAAQQYMQDRKQFGKPIASFQALQFKLADMATELVAARQMVRLAASKLDAGARDASTYCAMAKRFATDAGFTVINDALQLHGGYGYIREYPLERLLRDARVHQILEGTNEIMRVIIARRMLDGDATEVIR